The window GTTCGGGATCAATCACCTTTTTGCCTTGTTGCACCGATTTAATTGCATTAATGAGTTGCTCTGACGGGGCTTCTTTTAGGATAAAGGCGTACACACCTGCATTCATCGCGCGCTTTATGTAACCCGCTTTTGAGAAGGTCGTCATAATCATGGTTTTTAAATTAGCATTATTCTTTTGCAATGATTCCGCTAATTCAATTCCGGTCATATTTGGCATTTCAATATCTGATAGCACAATATCGACTGTGTTTTCATGTAAAAACGTGAGTGCTGCTTTGCCGTCTTGTGCTTGGCCAACAACATTAATAAACGGGTCTAAACCAACCAGCGCGCTAATTGCTTCTCTAACCATTTGCTGATCTTCAACCACAAGTACATTTATCATGATAATTCCGTTTTAAAAGTCATGGCTAAACAAAAGCCATTTTTGTTGCTGACAAGGAGTTCACCACCCAGTGCTTCAATGCGCTGCTTTATACCGCTAAGGCCATTGCCGTTTGTAAATGTGTGCACTTTGCCATTATCCGTTACTGAAATTTTGTTTTCGCTAATATCAATTGTTACTTTGTTACCTTTGCTGTGGCGTAAAATATTAGTGGTTGCTTCAGTTAGCACAAGTGATACGGTATTTTGTAAAGCTGGTGAGGCGTTTTGTAAGTTATTTTTGATGTTTACCTGAAAGCCATTTTTCATTAGTTCGCCTGCTAGGTGGTTTAACTGTTCGTCTAATTTAAACTGCTTCATATTGGTAACCGCTTGGCGAATGTCGCTTAATAATTCACGACTAAGGGTTGCCACTTGCTGTATTTCGTTTTGTGCTAACGATACTTGGTCGTTCGAGATAAGCTTTTCAGCAAGCTCTGCCTTTAGTGCGATTGACGATAAGCTATGACCTGCTAAATCATGTAAATCTCGGGCGATACGCTCGCGCTCTGCCACCATAGCTAATTGTTCTATTTGTTGCTGGCTTTGTTCTTCACTTAATCTATGTTGGCGTTCTCGGCGCTCAGCACGGCCCATAAAATATAAGCCTATACTGGTGATAAGGGCTGGCACTATGTAGTACAAATCCATCAGATTAAACAAATAGGCCGATAACGCAATGCCAAGTAATACGCCTATTAACCCTTGTAACCCTTTTTGTTGCCTAAAGTTAAAACCACAAAAATAACAGGCAAAGCCAAACAATGCTTGTGTACCGGGTGTAATATAAGCCCCGAAAGTAGCAAGGACTACGATTGTTAATACGGGTGAGAGTGCTTTTTCACCTTTCGCATTGACTGCTTTTACGTAGCACACAATGAATACGCAATACAGCATAAACATAGCGATAAGTTTAAATAGCGTAAACCGTTCAAAACTAAAAATAAGGGGTAAAAAATAAAAGCTAGAAAAGGCAAGTGGCCCCCACACCCAATATGACTTTCCTTCTACCGCGAGGCTTTGTTTAAAATTATCCATTTTGACCTACGTTTAATGCCGTTGAGTGTGTTTGCTTTAGTTGATTTTGCCAGCGTGAATACAGTTGGTAAATACTAAATAAATAGATGAGTACAATAGCAAAAGGCAGTACTACAAATCTATCTTCCGGAAATAAATACCATAAAATAACAAGGGATACTGTGCGTGTGACTGTATGAATAATACCGAGTGGGTGCTGCAACGTCCAAGAAAGTGGAAGCCACATTAACCCCGATATAATACCCACACTTAACGGTACGGTGGTGTGATCAAGTTGAGTCATTGGGATCACTAAGCCGTAACCCATCAAAGACATAAGAACTGTACTTAAAAATAAATTATCAAATGGGTTGCGCTCAGATTTTTTAACAAACAGGGCTTCATTCGTTAACTTGGCGACACCTAACGCGATGTAAAAAATCATTCCGGTACCAATAAAGGTGATAAGTCCCATGTATTGGTTGTCGATAAAGGTACCTAAAATACCCAATACGGCCCATGTGAAACAGCCAGCGATTGGCATGGCGAGTAGTTTTTTCTGTTTATATTCTTCACGGTACTGTTCTAGTGTTTTCATGATAGATCCTAAGTAGAGAGTGGGCAGCATGCTGCCCACTAGCTGTGTTTTGGGCGGTTAACCTTGATTATTGCTAATAAGCATTTGTGGCCAGGTGTAGTTTGGTGCAATATCGAGCGAGGCCTGCCAATCATCAAGCGCACTTTGTACATCGTTAAGTGCTAAATGAGTAAGCCCACGCCAAACCAATGCTTCAGCCTGACCCCACTGATAACCCAGATTGTCGTCATTTTGATAGTGGTTAATTGAAGTATTGAGTGACTTAAGCGCTTGTTGTTTACTACCACCAAAAATATTTGGTGTGTTGTAAGCGATAATGCCCTTAATTAAATGCACACGCGGGTTTGTTTCATCGCTTTCACTCGCGCTTGCAAGCGCGTTAGACGATTTAATGCCGTAGTACATACCTGTAATTGGCTTTATTGAAATGCGATAGCCGTAAACTTGGGCAAGTAATGCATTAACCTCTGTTGTATCTTCACTAAGTTTTTCATCTGTTAAAATCACTTGCGCGCTATCGAGTAAGCTTATCGCTTTGTCA of the Pseudoalteromonas spongiae UST010723-006 genome contains:
- a CDS encoding sensor histidine kinase, translated to MDNFKQSLAVEGKSYWVWGPLAFSSFYFLPLIFSFERFTLFKLIAMFMLYCVFIVCYVKAVNAKGEKALSPVLTIVVLATFGAYITPGTQALFGFACYFCGFNFRQQKGLQGLIGVLLGIALSAYLFNLMDLYYIVPALITSIGLYFMGRAERRERQHRLSEEQSQQQIEQLAMVAERERIARDLHDLAGHSLSSIALKAELAEKLISNDQVSLAQNEIQQVATLSRELLSDIRQAVTNMKQFKLDEQLNHLAGELMKNGFQVNIKNNLQNASPALQNTVSLVLTEATTNILRHSKGNKVTIDISENKISVTDNGKVHTFTNGNGLSGIKQRIEALGGELLVSNKNGFCLAMTFKTELS
- a CDS encoding response regulator transcription factor; this encodes MINVLVVEDQQMVREAISALVGLDPFINVVGQAQDGKAALTFLHENTVDIVLSDIEMPNMTGIELAESLQKNNANLKTMIMTTFSKAGYIKRAMNAGVYAFILKEAPSEQLINAIKSVQQGKKVIDPELALLALSDTDPLNDKERKALKLAGDGLKTHDIAAKLFLSEGTVRNYLSEAISKLNAVNRVDAARIAQQKGWL
- a CDS encoding tetratricopeptide repeat protein, which gives rise to MYLITKNIYALLIATATFTANYASADQTTIDEIELASQQNNVAQLTQIANTAKGYDAAFVNYRLAIAHNIMGESDKAISLLDSAQVILTDEKLSEDTTEVNALLAQVYGYRISIKPITGMYYGIKSSNALASASESDETNPRVHLIKGIIAYNTPNIFGGSKQQALKSLNTSINHYQNDDNLGYQWGQAEALVWRGLTHLALNDVQSALDDWQASLDIAPNYTWPQMLISNNQG
- a CDS encoding DUF7010 family protein yields the protein MKTLEQYREEYKQKKLLAMPIAGCFTWAVLGILGTFIDNQYMGLITFIGTGMIFYIALGVAKLTNEALFVKKSERNPFDNLFLSTVLMSLMGYGLVIPMTQLDHTTVPLSVGIISGLMWLPLSWTLQHPLGIIHTVTRTVSLVILWYLFPEDRFVVLPFAIVLIYLFSIYQLYSRWQNQLKQTHSTALNVGQNG